One part of the Bacillus sp. FJAT-45350 genome encodes these proteins:
- a CDS encoding YisL family protein: MSPELLNIFYQSHIGSWAITILLFILSYFLIEKKAGKILHMILRLFYIIMIVSGVGMLIGPYEGLSLILKGVLALWLIYFMEMILVRTKKGKLDSKQKTYYWIQWVVTLLLVVVIGFGVLRF, translated from the coding sequence ATGTCACCAGAGTTATTGAATATATTTTATCAGTCCCATATTGGATCATGGGCAATCACAATTTTATTGTTTATTCTTAGCTATTTTCTAATTGAGAAAAAAGCAGGGAAAATTCTTCACATGATTTTGCGATTATTCTACATCATTATGATTGTTTCAGGTGTTGGAATGTTAATTGGACCATATGAAGGACTATCTCTTATCCTTAAAGGTGTACTAGCATTATGGTTAATCTACTTTATGGAAATGATTCTTGTACGCACGAAAAAAGGCAAGCTTGATAGCAAACAAAAAACATACTACTGGATTCAATGGGTTGTAACATTACTTCTTGTAGTAGTTATTGGCTTTGGAGTATTACGCTTCTAA
- a CDS encoding UvrD-helicase domain-containing protein: protein MNFNNEQRQAIHSRKPLVVVSAGAGSGKTRVLTERFLYLCDQKLKARFGKAEAPEIGATVDDIVAITFTEKAAREMKDRVRKAINEKIVTLLNEYTDEQEREEAIAFWQEQKEALDGALISTFHSFCNKLLHEYAFQANIPPSFSLIDDVESKLLQGEVFDELLNDSVRHEQWKGLYQFFTKNQIQSGVISVYERTKEFHAGVDIDSFFSAKEIIEEQINRVGKRTEQMIADFLSYGKEAVQGFPPPDTCSGKLQEHLTNVIDFFESYNPVETEPSTAFKLLSDIMPKRIMGAWQDSAPAFHQFCSGKWSEVKGSGDTTTACSEDDKKQFEELLTAFVSILSSFHNRYDQIKRERAIVDFSDLQQKAIALLEQKEVQDACREKYLHMMIDEFQDTNQLQMLMLERINPHNRFIVGDGKQSIYRFRGADVRLMNQMEKEAKQASEAEFINMNKNYRTCDKILAFVNELFTVVMDKREAEAVDYKIGYNEIDSDRQYKEEDKALVELIVAEEAEEEVSEYDLIAKRMLEMKAKGAPLVEKDKGNWVEPQWSDMAILIPARTNLLNLERALTERSIPYTVYGGVGFYDRQEIRDFLSLLYWVNRPWEPLYIAALLRSPLIGVTVEQLIEVKHLLVEHETIADFIFEGRFHQEQVSAELKEKLEMMRVWFFRWVPFTTQQALIQSMEELFVESNLKLSLLMQKNNLQKVKNVEKLIALIDKLDSHSLEKALKKLKSIIELSDKEGEAKVELSGGDAVHIMTVHASKGLEFPIVFLPSLSRRTPSDGGSIRYDVEEKIVFKYSSDNEKDPLKEDKKQSPSYEQVKKRVDDEAYEESKRVFYVAATRARDYLVLLTKEKVVKKSWFEMLNKAIDSSSKMEQLLIINEGIEYDGVWKDDVREYESPTDNFHFEPSISFSVSEVMSFIKNPLDYFYHSIVKVDENLLGSNQVESVINDMTYERSTLDPSLLGTLVHRACELYDSGFGQEEAIEEALLLFEEENIEVEKYRTEIEVLMKPYFTLDQNSLGESIDNEWSFSTDIEGVTIIGEIDKVVKDEHGYHIIDFKTNKVFDENELISRYKPQLYLYKMAYEKEKNVTVKSMSLLFLRKQKEQLSLIEFEESYEQYVKEKLVEMGRLKRENAGKEEYERVRN, encoded by the coding sequence ATGAATTTTAATAATGAACAAAGACAGGCAATTCATAGTCGAAAGCCTTTAGTAGTAGTATCGGCGGGAGCTGGTTCAGGGAAAACAAGAGTTTTAACTGAGCGATTTTTATATCTTTGCGACCAAAAGCTGAAAGCAAGGTTTGGGAAAGCTGAGGCTCCAGAAATTGGTGCAACTGTGGATGACATTGTCGCAATTACCTTTACAGAAAAAGCAGCTAGAGAAATGAAGGATAGAGTTAGAAAAGCAATAAATGAGAAAATAGTAACACTTTTAAATGAATACACAGATGAACAAGAAAGAGAAGAAGCAATAGCTTTTTGGCAAGAGCAAAAGGAAGCGCTAGATGGAGCACTAATTTCTACGTTCCATAGCTTCTGTAATAAATTACTGCATGAGTACGCGTTCCAAGCAAATATTCCTCCGTCCTTTAGTCTCATAGATGATGTTGAATCAAAGCTTCTTCAAGGAGAAGTGTTTGATGAGCTACTAAACGATTCAGTAAGGCATGAACAATGGAAGGGTCTCTATCAATTTTTTACGAAAAATCAAATTCAAAGCGGTGTTATTTCTGTTTATGAACGCACAAAGGAATTTCATGCGGGTGTAGATATCGATAGTTTCTTTTCAGCAAAGGAAATAATTGAGGAGCAAATTAATCGAGTTGGAAAAAGAACGGAGCAAATGATTGCTGATTTTCTTAGTTATGGGAAAGAGGCTGTTCAAGGTTTTCCTCCTCCAGATACATGTTCAGGAAAGCTTCAGGAGCACCTTACAAATGTTATCGATTTTTTTGAAAGTTATAATCCAGTAGAAACTGAACCGTCAACTGCATTTAAGTTACTTTCTGATATCATGCCAAAACGAATTATGGGAGCATGGCAAGACTCTGCACCAGCCTTTCATCAGTTTTGTAGTGGAAAATGGAGTGAGGTAAAAGGTAGTGGTGATACAACTACTGCTTGTTCAGAAGACGATAAGAAGCAGTTTGAAGAGCTATTAACTGCTTTTGTCTCCATTTTATCTAGTTTCCATAATCGTTATGACCAAATAAAGCGAGAAAGAGCTATTGTTGACTTTTCTGATTTGCAACAAAAGGCAATTGCACTTCTCGAACAGAAAGAAGTACAAGATGCTTGTCGTGAAAAGTATCTACATATGATGATTGATGAGTTTCAAGATACGAATCAACTTCAAATGCTGATGCTCGAGCGGATTAATCCCCATAATCGATTTATTGTAGGGGATGGGAAACAATCGATATACCGCTTTCGTGGGGCAGACGTTCGCCTTATGAATCAAATGGAAAAAGAAGCAAAGCAAGCATCTGAGGCTGAGTTTATAAACATGAATAAAAACTACCGAACCTGTGACAAAATCTTAGCATTTGTAAATGAGCTATTTACTGTTGTGATGGATAAAAGAGAGGCAGAAGCAGTTGATTATAAAATTGGTTATAACGAAATTGATAGTGATAGACAGTATAAAGAGGAAGATAAGGCTCTTGTAGAATTGATTGTGGCCGAAGAGGCTGAGGAAGAAGTAAGTGAGTATGATCTTATCGCAAAAAGAATGCTTGAAATGAAAGCTAAGGGAGCACCGCTAGTTGAAAAGGACAAAGGTAACTGGGTAGAACCACAGTGGAGTGATATGGCAATTCTCATTCCTGCTAGGACGAATCTATTAAATTTAGAGCGCGCATTAACTGAACGTTCGATTCCGTATACAGTTTATGGTGGTGTTGGTTTCTATGACCGACAAGAAATTCGTGATTTTCTTTCCCTACTTTATTGGGTCAATCGTCCGTGGGAACCTTTGTACATTGCTGCATTGCTTAGAAGTCCATTAATTGGTGTAACTGTAGAGCAGTTAATTGAAGTCAAACATCTATTAGTCGAGCATGAAACTATAGCTGATTTTATTTTCGAAGGTCGTTTTCATCAAGAGCAAGTAAGTGCTGAGCTAAAAGAGAAACTAGAGATGATGAGAGTTTGGTTCTTCCGATGGGTACCATTCACAACCCAACAAGCACTTATACAAAGCATGGAGGAACTTTTTGTAGAGAGTAATTTGAAATTATCGTTACTTATGCAAAAGAATAATCTTCAAAAAGTAAAGAACGTAGAAAAACTAATTGCTCTAATCGACAAACTAGATTCCCATTCACTAGAAAAGGCATTAAAAAAGCTAAAATCAATAATTGAGCTATCAGACAAAGAAGGAGAAGCGAAAGTAGAGCTTTCAGGTGGAGATGCGGTTCATATTATGACTGTTCACGCCTCGAAGGGACTTGAGTTTCCGATTGTGTTCTTGCCTAGTCTATCGAGAAGAACTCCATCAGATGGTGGAAGCATTCGTTATGATGTAGAAGAGAAAATTGTCTTTAAATATAGTTCAGACAATGAAAAGGACCCTCTTAAAGAAGATAAAAAGCAATCACCGTCTTATGAGCAAGTAAAAAAGAGAGTCGATGATGAAGCGTATGAAGAGTCTAAGCGAGTTTTTTATGTAGCAGCAACTAGAGCTAGAGATTATTTAGTCTTATTAACAAAAGAAAAAGTTGTTAAGAAGTCATGGTTTGAAATGCTAAATAAAGCTATAGATTCTAGTTCAAAAATGGAACAGCTACTAATTATTAACGAAGGTATTGAATATGATGGTGTATGGAAAGACGATGTGAGGGAGTACGAATCTCCAACAGATAATTTTCATTTTGAACCCTCGATATCCTTTTCTGTTTCAGAAGTGATGAGCTTTATAAAGAATCCGCTCGACTATTTTTATCATTCGATTGTTAAAGTTGATGAAAACCTGTTAGGTAGTAATCAGGTGGAGAGCGTGATAAATGATATGACATATGAACGTTCAACTCTCGATCCATCCTTACTAGGTACTCTTGTGCATCGAGCTTGTGAGCTTTATGACTCTGGTTTTGGACAGGAAGAAGCAATAGAAGAAGCATTATTGCTTTTTGAAGAAGAGAATATTGAAGTAGAAAAATACCGTACTGAAATAGAAGTATTAATGAAGCCATATTTTACTCTTGATCAAAACTCTCTTGGAGAAAGTATAGATAACGAGTGGTCTTTCTCTACAGATATTGAAGGTGTAACAATTATTGGTGAGATTGATAAGGTTGTGAAAGATGAGCACGGCTATCATATTATAGATTTCAAAACAAATAAGGTGTTTGACGAAAATGAATTAATTAGCCGGTATAAGCCGCAGCTTTATTTGTATAAAATGGCGTATGAAAAAGAAAAGAATGTCACAGTTAAGAGCATGTCTTTACTATTCTTACGTAAGCAGAAAGAGCAGTTATCACTAATTGAATTTGAAGAAAGCTATGAACAATATGTAAAGGAAAAGCTTGTAGAGATGGGGAGATTGAAAAGGGAGAATGCTGGGAAAGAAGAATACGAAAGAGTAAGGAATTAA
- a CDS encoding SDR family NAD(P)-dependent oxidoreductase, whose product MVALTDKVIVITGAGTGLGRETAIQAVKAGAKVAACCRQEGNMISLQEELSAFEGQLVAIKADVSIEAEVNAFVETTLSTFGRIDVLINNAAIFESYEIADSSLNSWERHFENNVTTAFLMSRATIPAMRKQKEGRIISLTTGLARQGAGGFGAYSASKAALETLTYTIEEEEHANGITSYVFNPGVMKTELQASGDNPKDVAPALLHIASSSNITSRKIITFEELRAEPMA is encoded by the coding sequence ATGGTTGCATTAACAGATAAGGTGATTGTCATTACTGGTGCAGGAACTGGTTTAGGACGAGAAACTGCGATTCAAGCAGTCAAAGCAGGAGCAAAGGTAGCCGCTTGCTGCAGACAAGAAGGAAACATGATTTCCTTACAAGAAGAGCTTTCTGCATTCGAAGGACAATTAGTTGCAATTAAAGCGGATGTATCTATCGAAGCAGAAGTGAATGCATTTGTCGAAACTACACTTTCTACATTCGGTCGAATTGATGTTTTAATTAACAATGCAGCTATTTTTGAAAGCTACGAGATTGCAGACTCAAGTTTAAACTCATGGGAACGACATTTTGAAAACAATGTAACAACAGCATTTCTTATGTCACGAGCTACTATCCCAGCTATGAGAAAGCAAAAGGAAGGAAGAATTATCTCACTTACAACGGGATTAGCTAGACAAGGAGCTGGAGGCTTCGGTGCATATAGCGCTAGTAAAGCAGCACTAGAAACATTGACATACACAATTGAAGAGGAAGAACATGCAAATGGAATTACTAGTTATGTCTTTAACCCTGGTGTCATGAAAACCGAACTACAAGCAAGTGGTGACAATCCAAAGGATGTTGCACCAGCCCTACTTCATATAGCTAGCTCCTCAAATATTACGTCAAGAAAAATTATTACTTTCGAAGAGTTAAGAGCTGAACCAATGGCTTAG
- a CDS encoding PD-(D/E)XK nuclease family protein gives MSIHRIEGTALTTVATKERLTMWHQYQKQEKNPIFYILPSNQWLRIARLRQPGMAFKTFDDIATRVLDKKNVSYIPITEQERTLFFQQFTSDIFDKSSTEEENHKARAYADTYGQLKRLGLTIEELPKSMEKVKPLFKEYEQQTVYSRKMLDPENRIQKAGALDWTKEELGLSAVIIDGFYDFSPLQYVVIEALVKRNVPITIYLPSFAPVEIVNETKENLSQLGFVSEISTPEMEQTVEKVSVVKSTTIEEEIHAVFEEILQEQLPLTNYGILLVDDSYTNELERISLDKNVPLNKAKTMAVEDTAICQLLLNTIKDSSRTFSKWDKLSTIDLLAQVLFLSPNEYKSLKFNWIQSTSIENEAVNTIYKSLEELRMNLGKKEMFSSYINELIGFLEQLQLLEYWQNLVATEINTECLKKIRNEWKGYENLLQLLKKQHSLVEEKGLQDLLMQRHIFIDWIEESLAGRTIYLERRQPESIGIFTFRDVALFEGKKLFVIGMNEGKFPISYHLGGYFQERDLYEISDTLGLPTQSTFRMKQDVYFKQLFYLVDELVFTYVVGIDQENPLLPSPYIERYMNEASVTTASTETRMSKTQSFSTKDKVEKTAYFLGRDFQVRQLDDKLGMIKGELERLEKGEELLSSKWEEKLRKTRLAITMLESYARCPFRFAMERVMEIKEPTEEATRVSPLDTGSMIHSLIERFYKKMGLIQRPFGTFTKEEEEQAEGVLLELFNEEWEKIEQSNHELTRLQLLIEKEQWHRKLKKWWAAEKKQFWHNKSLGEMLLLRLEEPITLTLSIDDETNITLTGKVDRVDKDEAGFVIYDYKSGDDMLNFDKHVRPGMKLQLPLYLLAIQEKLTEEDSVVTAHGASYISLKAPAKRAGNGVWRQEHVGKGSSFKVTHHCKNVEETLEGHTLLDKYELKQRVRHLWEKSSTDFSVKPLDCHSSCPYKLVCRVTDEQKEEGEGEWT, from the coding sequence ATGTCTATTCATCGGATTGAAGGAACGGCCCTTACTACAGTTGCTACAAAAGAACGTCTTACAATGTGGCATCAATATCAAAAACAAGAAAAAAACCCTATCTTTTATATACTTCCGTCTAATCAATGGCTTCGTATTGCAAGACTACGACAACCAGGGATGGCATTTAAAACATTTGATGATATTGCAACAAGAGTATTAGATAAAAAAAACGTAAGCTATATTCCGATTACTGAGCAAGAGCGAACATTATTTTTTCAGCAATTTACTTCTGATATTTTTGATAAAAGTTCAACAGAGGAAGAGAATCATAAGGCGAGAGCGTATGCTGACACATATGGTCAGTTAAAAAGACTAGGATTAACAATTGAAGAATTACCTAAGTCGATGGAAAAGGTGAAGCCTCTTTTTAAAGAATATGAACAACAAACCGTTTATAGTCGTAAAATGCTTGACCCAGAAAATCGTATTCAAAAAGCAGGTGCACTGGATTGGACTAAGGAAGAGCTGGGTTTATCGGCTGTCATTATAGATGGATTTTATGATTTTAGTCCTTTACAATATGTCGTCATCGAAGCTCTTGTGAAAAGAAATGTACCTATCACAATTTATTTACCAAGCTTTGCACCAGTAGAGATAGTAAATGAAACGAAAGAAAATCTTAGTCAGTTAGGTTTTGTTTCTGAAATAAGTACGCCAGAAATGGAGCAAACGGTAGAGAAAGTGTCCGTTGTCAAAAGTACAACAATTGAAGAGGAAATCCATGCAGTGTTTGAAGAGATTTTACAGGAACAATTACCTTTAACCAATTATGGAATTCTTTTAGTAGATGATTCGTATACAAATGAGCTTGAACGAATTTCATTGGATAAGAATGTACCTTTAAATAAAGCAAAAACAATGGCTGTTGAAGATACGGCTATTTGCCAGTTACTACTTAACACTATAAAAGATAGTTCAAGAACGTTTTCAAAATGGGACAAGCTGTCAACGATTGATTTATTAGCTCAAGTGTTGTTTTTAAGTCCTAATGAATATAAGAGTCTTAAGTTTAATTGGATTCAATCAACATCAATTGAAAATGAAGCGGTAAATACAATTTATAAATCGTTAGAAGAGCTCCGAATGAATCTTGGGAAAAAAGAGATGTTCTCGAGTTATATAAATGAGTTGATAGGTTTTTTAGAACAATTACAGTTACTAGAGTATTGGCAGAATCTTGTCGCTACTGAAATAAATACAGAGTGTCTAAAGAAAATAAGAAATGAATGGAAGGGTTATGAAAACTTACTTCAGCTTCTAAAAAAGCAACATTCATTAGTAGAGGAGAAGGGTCTACAAGATCTTCTTATGCAGCGTCATATTTTTATTGATTGGATTGAGGAATCACTAGCTGGTAGGACAATTTATCTTGAAAGAAGACAGCCTGAGTCGATTGGAATATTTACGTTTAGGGATGTTGCGTTATTTGAAGGGAAGAAGCTTTTTGTCATTGGAATGAATGAAGGAAAGTTTCCTATTTCGTATCATCTTGGTGGGTACTTTCAAGAGAGAGATTTATATGAAATCTCGGATACTCTTGGCCTGCCAACTCAATCAACGTTTAGAATGAAGCAAGATGTCTACTTTAAGCAATTATTTTATTTAGTAGATGAACTTGTCTTTACTTATGTTGTTGGTATTGATCAGGAAAATCCGTTACTACCTTCTCCTTATATTGAACGATACATGAATGAAGCGTCTGTTACGACAGCATCAACTGAAACGAGAATGAGCAAGACACAGTCTTTCTCTACTAAAGATAAAGTAGAAAAGACAGCTTATTTTCTCGGGAGAGACTTTCAAGTTCGCCAGTTAGATGACAAACTTGGAATGATAAAGGGCGAATTAGAACGACTAGAAAAGGGGGAAGAGCTCCTCTCATCTAAATGGGAAGAAAAGTTAAGGAAAACAAGGCTAGCCATTACGATGCTCGAAAGCTATGCTAGGTGTCCTTTCCGATTTGCAATGGAACGTGTGATGGAAATTAAAGAACCGACAGAAGAAGCAACTAGAGTGTCCCCGTTAGACACAGGAAGTATGATTCACTCTTTAATCGAGCGTTTTTATAAAAAAATGGGATTAATCCAACGCCCATTCGGTACATTCACAAAGGAGGAAGAGGAACAGGCGGAAGGTGTATTGCTCGAGTTGTTTAACGAAGAATGGGAGAAGATTGAGCAGAGTAATCATGAGCTAACTAGATTACAGCTTCTTATTGAAAAGGAGCAGTGGCATCGTAAGCTAAAGAAATGGTGGGCAGCAGAGAAGAAGCAATTTTGGCATAATAAAAGTCTTGGAGAAATGTTGCTATTACGTTTAGAAGAACCAATTACACTAACACTATCAATAGATGATGAAACGAATATTACACTAACAGGGAAAGTAGACCGAGTCGATAAAGATGAAGCGGGCTTTGTTATCTACGACTATAAATCTGGGGATGATATGCTCAATTTCGATAAGCATGTACGCCCTGGGATGAAGCTTCAGTTACCTCTTTATCTATTAGCGATTCAAGAAAAGTTAACAGAAGAAGATTCTGTAGTGACAGCGCACGGAGCAAGCTATATTTCATTAAAAGCACCAGCAAAAAGAGCTGGAAATGGTGTGTGGAGACAGGAGCATGTTGGGAAAGGTTCTTCGTTTAAAGTCACACATCACTGTAAAAATGTTGAAGAAACATTAGAAGGGCATACACTTCTCGATAAATACGAGTTGAAGCAGCGAGTTAGACACTTATGGGAGAAAAGCTCAACAGATTTCTCAGTAAAACCATTAGATTGTCATTCAAGTTGTCCTTATAAGCTTGTTTGTCGTGTAACAGATGAGCAAAAAGAAGAAGGAGAGGGGGAATGGACGTGA
- a CDS encoding sensor domain-containing protein — translation MGEYKQKLLKWYDNQKNYFQSLIEYHPDAVFLLDQMGDFQSVNKACESITHYDQRVLLESSFFSLFCPESLKTVEKYFSLAQNGTAQQYETELITKSGHKIEAHISNIPIVVNEEVVGIYGVVKDVTDQHKIETKLRESEQQYFSLFHFNTNAIFVLSREGQFERVNPAAVRLTGFSESELTTMTFHSLLEKKSVQTISRLVVKAIKGQAQTFEIPINHKENKKVILNVTVVPNIIDGQVRGTIGIAQDVTKKRIVEEKVAKMANEDVLTGLPNRRLFIKALEDSIEKANRKNEKLAILFIDIDRFKIINDTLGHSFGDEALIEITRRLNDCLDGQALLARMGGDEFTLLIPSVNLNEEVCEVAERILGKVSQPLEVEGYEFTMTTSIGIAIFPDSGSNAETLIKCADAAMYRAKAQGTDRYQLYSTDMNRGFYEWFQVENDLRRALEREEFELYYQPQFLTSEQKVIGVEVLVRWQHPEHGLVPPGKFISIAEETGLIVPIGEWVLRNACKQMKEWLDKGYPNIQISVNLSLRQFMQKNIVQVVEKALTDSQLPPEYLDLEITESVTIDLSRTMTILEKLKELGVKISLDDFGTGYSSLQYLSEFPIDELKIDQSFVNNIGIKENSKAIIAMIINLGHLLNLEVIAEGVETKEQVEFLLDKGCDKVQGYFYSRPLSTIDYERVMKKFKQ, via the coding sequence ATGGGGGAATATAAACAAAAGCTTCTTAAATGGTATGATAATCAGAAAAATTACTTTCAAAGTTTGATCGAATATCATCCTGACGCCGTTTTTTTACTCGATCAGATGGGAGATTTTCAAAGTGTAAATAAGGCATGTGAGAGTATTACTCACTATGATCAAAGGGTGCTATTGGAGAGTTCTTTTTTTTCATTATTTTGTCCAGAGAGCTTAAAGACGGTAGAAAAGTATTTTTCTCTTGCTCAAAATGGAACTGCTCAACAATATGAAACTGAGTTGATAACGAAGAGTGGTCATAAGATTGAAGCGCATATTTCAAATATTCCAATTGTCGTTAATGAAGAAGTTGTAGGAATTTACGGAGTGGTCAAAGATGTGACAGACCAACATAAAATTGAAACAAAGCTAAGAGAGAGTGAACAACAATATTTTTCACTTTTTCATTTTAATACAAATGCTATTTTTGTTTTAAGTCGAGAAGGACAATTTGAGAGAGTGAACCCTGCTGCGGTAAGGTTGACAGGGTTTTCTGAATCGGAACTAACGACAATGACTTTTCATAGCCTTTTAGAAAAGAAAAGCGTCCAAACAATTTCTCGTTTAGTAGTAAAGGCTATTAAGGGGCAAGCACAAACATTTGAAATCCCAATTAATCATAAAGAGAACAAGAAAGTCATTCTAAATGTGACCGTTGTTCCTAACATCATTGATGGTCAGGTGAGAGGTACGATTGGAATTGCCCAGGATGTTACAAAAAAGAGAATCGTTGAAGAGAAAGTTGCAAAAATGGCAAATGAAGATGTTTTGACTGGTCTACCGAATCGACGACTTTTTATTAAGGCATTAGAAGATTCAATAGAAAAGGCAAACAGAAAGAATGAAAAGTTAGCAATTCTCTTCATTGATATTGATCGATTTAAAATAATAAATGATACATTAGGCCATTCATTTGGTGATGAAGCACTGATAGAAATTACACGTCGATTAAATGATTGTCTCGATGGTCAGGCTTTGTTAGCAAGAATGGGTGGAGATGAATTTACACTTCTAATCCCTTCTGTTAATTTGAACGAAGAAGTGTGTGAAGTAGCAGAACGAATACTAGGGAAAGTTAGTCAACCTTTAGAGGTAGAGGGCTATGAGTTTACAATGACAACAAGCATTGGTATTGCAATTTTCCCTGACAGTGGGTCGAATGCAGAAACATTAATAAAATGTGCAGATGCTGCAATGTATCGAGCCAAGGCACAAGGAACAGACCGTTATCAACTCTATTCTACTGATATGAATCGAGGGTTTTATGAATGGTTCCAAGTTGAAAATGACTTGCGTAGAGCCTTAGAAAGAGAAGAATTTGAACTCTACTACCAACCGCAATTTTTAACATCAGAACAAAAGGTTATAGGTGTTGAAGTCTTAGTGAGATGGCAGCATCCAGAACACGGGCTCGTACCACCTGGTAAGTTCATATCTATTGCAGAAGAAACAGGACTAATTGTCCCAATTGGGGAATGGGTGCTTCGTAATGCATGTAAGCAAATGAAGGAATGGCTAGATAAGGGGTATCCGAATATACAAATCTCCGTTAACTTATCATTAAGACAATTTATGCAAAAAAACATTGTTCAAGTTGTGGAAAAGGCATTAACAGATTCCCAGCTACCACCAGAATATTTGGATCTAGAAATAACGGAAAGTGTGACAATCGATCTTAGTCGTACGATGACTATTTTGGAAAAACTGAAAGAACTAGGTGTGAAAATAAGTTTAGATGATTTTGGTACTGGATATAGTTCTTTACAATATTTAAGTGAGTTCCCAATTGATGAGTTGAAAATAGACCAATCTTTTGTAAATAATATTGGCATCAAAGAAAATAGTAAGGCAATTATTGCGATGATTATTAACCTAGGGCACCTCTTAAATTTAGAAGTCATTGC